From the Pomacea canaliculata isolate SZHN2017 linkage group LG4, ASM307304v1, whole genome shotgun sequence genome, one window contains:
- the LOC112562839 gene encoding twinkle protein, mitochondrial-like isoform X1 produces the protein MLFSDGIKRRLRVVSIQFLSVSRVQRRKGELRGVHIQTCTNATDGKQTTCTTSRSAFGSQKSGHFCDGGCTGETEKHPRSRRDYKLTRYQASSGVSWIETCFQNRCHSKKLKSLHPYAHCTFSGLNNVPSQVSNICACFKEEKIFADRRDEKSWAVKGNLRKALGKTQIPSCDHLSTGTKPSRTDNTERGFECWQHLQKSSCLSFHNKLPFFSTQTQRRKGTLLPDACGSMTNQQCLTPVQFQNQHISLTFHRSYTMFIQADTTTFPDHHRTFTKSVKVSNEDIISEQDIKTFLVENNMKVEQGHTCFITHCPRLAQNNKKTQPGMTDTDALFVNMTSGQFVCKHCDKRGRWQDLQDNLLLLASKKRKKDFQCFKEVDSVHDASQQSPQVQDLLDRSIGLKSCSADVTRQILDDFDIHGLKIATLDKYGVKFDIQTRSLVLPAFDGKGQLVGVRRLMCTIPEENENLRVIEESVLPRTGPLGLFGFNTLSDGTKEVVLTSTELDALAVFQETQTPSLALPNGFSSLPQEVLPALERFSKLVLWLGDDMRAWEAAKMFAKKLGNDRCYIIRPSEDDPSPLEALRRGVRLREVLDKAKPIMHKSIVSFSHLRQEIFSELLHAEQVAGVKWKRYPVLNKLLKGHRRGELTVFTGPTGSGKTTFISDYSLDLCMQGVNTLWGSFEINNVRLGKLMLTQFAQLNLSKHLDQFDAWADRFEQLPMYFMTFHGQESIRKVIEAMSHAVYVHDIAHVVVDNLQFMLGSNGEMAERFTKQDIFISSFRKFATNMNCHVTVVIHPRKEKETDELTTASVFGSAKATQEADNVLILQDKRLMSLRGRKYLQITKNRFDGELGVMLLKFEKETLSFVGKEKSEKSKRSDAHDDDLMERNPLSAHSTVYGEDMDH, from the exons ATGCTATTTTCTGATGGAATAAAGCGGCGGTTAAGAGTTGTGTCGATTCAATTTCTATCCGTGTCTCGGGTCCAGCGGAGGAAGGGAGAGCTGCGTGGCGTGCACATACAGACTTGTACAAATGCTACTGATGGCAAACAAACCACTTGTACTACATCAAGGTCAGCATTTGGTTCTCAAAAATCGGGACATTTTTGTGATGGAGGATGTACTGGTGAAACTGAGAAGCATCCAAGAAGCAGGCGAGATTACAAGCTAACAAGATATCAAGCCTCTTCTGGCGTGTCATGGATAGAAACATGTTTCCAGAACCGTTGCCacagcaaaaaattaaaatctctaCATCCTTACGCACACTGCACTTTCAGTGGTCTTAACAATGTGCCTAGTCAGGTTTCCAATATTTGTGCTTGCTTCAAGGAAGAGAAAATCTTTGCTGATCGAAGAGATGAAAAATCTTGGGCAGTAAAGGGTAACTTGAGAAAAGCTTTGGGAAAAACACAGATTCCAAGTTGTGACCATTTATCTACTGGAACCAAGCCTTCTAGAACTGATAATACAGAAAGAGGCTTTGAATGCTGGCAACACTTGCAAAAATCTTCATGCTTAAGTTTTCATAATaaattgccttttttttcaacacaaacccaaagaagaaaaggaacattGTTGCCAGATGCATGTGGGTCAATGACAAATCAACAGTGTCTTACTCCAGTGCAATTTCAGAATCAGCATATATCATTAACTTTTCATAGATCATATACAATGTTTATACAAGCTGACACAACTACTTTTCCCGACCACCATagaacatttacaaaatcaGTAAAAGTTTCTAATGAAGACATTATTTCAGAACaggacattaaaacatttttagttgaGAATAATATGAAGGTGGAACAAGGCCACACCTGTTTCATTACTCATTGCCCACGACTGGcacagaacaacaaaaaaactcagCCAGGAATGACCGATACTGATGCTCTTTTTGTTAATATGACCAGTG GTCAATTTGTTTGTAAGCATTGTGATAAACGAGGCAGATGGCAAGACCTTCAGGACAATCTTCTTCTACTTGCATCAAAAAAACGAAA aaaagattTCCAGTGTTTCAAGGAAGTCGATTCTGTGCATGATGCTAGTCAGCAATCTCCACAAGTGCAAGATTTATTGGACAGAAGTATTGGGCTAAAATCATGTTCCGCTGATGTCACAAGGCAGATCTTGGATGATTTTGATATACAT GGGCTTAAAATTGCCACACTGGACAAGTACGGCGTCAAGTTTGATATACAAACCAGAAGTCTTGTCTTACCAGCTTTTGATGGCAAAGGGCAACTTGTAGGAGTGAGACGTCTGATGTGCACCATaccagaagaaaatgaaaatctcagaGTCATAGAGGAATCAGTTCTTCCCAG GACCGGACCTCTTGGCTTGTTTGGATTCAATACTCTGTCCGATGGTACAAAGGAAGTAGTACTTACCTCTACTGAACTGGATGCTTTGGCAGTATTTCAAGAAACCCAGACGCCATCACTTGCTTTGCCAAATGGTTTTTCTTCATTACCGCAAGAG GTGCTTCCAGCCCTGGAAAGATTTAGCAAGCTGGTGCTGTGGCTTGGAGATGATATGCGAGCATGGGAGGCAGCCAAAATGTTTGCTAAAAAGCTTGGAAACGATCGTTGCTACATCATCAG GCCAAGTGAAGATGATCCCAGTCCCCTGGAGGCTCTGCGTCGAGGCGTGAGGTTAAGGGAAGTACTGGATAAGGCCAAGCCCATTATGCACAAATCTATCGTCTCCTTCTCTCATCTTCGGCAAGAAATCTTCTCAGAGCTTTTGCATGCAGAGCAAGTAGCAGGTGTCAAg TGGAAGAGGTATCCAGTGCTAAACAAACTGTTGAAGGGGCACCGAAGAGGGGAGCTTACTGTGTTCACAGGCCCAACAGGTTCTGGGAAAACCACTTTTATTAGCGATTATTCGCTAGATCTCTGTATGCAAGGG GTGAACACTCTCTGGGGTAGCTTTGAAATCAACAATGTTCGCCTGGGTAAATTGATGTTGACACAATTTGCGCA GCTAAACTTATCAAAACATCTCGATCAGTTTGATGCTTGGGCTGATCGTTTTGAACAGCTGCCCATGTACTTTATGACTTTTCATGGCCAGGAGAGTATACGTAAAGTAATAGAG GCCATGTCGCATGCAGTGTACGTCCATGACATTGCACATGTGGTGGTTGACAATCTTCAGTTCATGCTGGGCTCCAATGGTGAAATGGCTGAACGTTTTACCAAACAGGACATTTTTATCAGTTCTTTCCGCAAGTTTGCTACCAACATGAACTGTCATGTGACAGTTGTTATTCACCCTCGAAAG gaaaaagaaacagatgaatTAACAACAGCATCAGTGTTTGGCAGTGCCAAGGCTACACAAGAAGCAGACAATGTATTGATTCTGCAAGACAAAAGGTTGATGTCCCTTCGTGGGCGCAAGTACCTACag ATAACTAAGAATCGCTTTGATGGAGAGCTTGGTGTGATGCTGTTGAAGTTTGAGAAGGAAACACTGAGCTTTGTTGgcaaagaaaaatcagaaaaatcaaAACGCTCAGATGCTCATGATGATGACCTCATGGAACGCAACCCACTTTCAGCACATAGCACCGTTTATGGAGAGGATATGGAccattga
- the LOC112562839 gene encoding twinkle protein, mitochondrial-like isoform X2 produces MYAILNQGQFVCKHCDKRGRWQDLQDNLLLLASKKRKKDFQCFKEVDSVHDASQQSPQVQDLLDRSIGLKSCSADVTRQILDDFDIHGLKIATLDKYGVKFDIQTRSLVLPAFDGKGQLVGVRRLMCTIPEENENLRVIEESVLPRTGPLGLFGFNTLSDGTKEVVLTSTELDALAVFQETQTPSLALPNGFSSLPQEVLPALERFSKLVLWLGDDMRAWEAAKMFAKKLGNDRCYIIRPSEDDPSPLEALRRGVRLREVLDKAKPIMHKSIVSFSHLRQEIFSELLHAEQVAGVKWKRYPVLNKLLKGHRRGELTVFTGPTGSGKTTFISDYSLDLCMQGVNTLWGSFEINNVRLGKLMLTQFAQLNLSKHLDQFDAWADRFEQLPMYFMTFHGQESIRKVIEAMSHAVYVHDIAHVVVDNLQFMLGSNGEMAERFTKQDIFISSFRKFATNMNCHVTVVIHPRKEKETDELTTASVFGSAKATQEADNVLILQDKRLMSLRGRKYLQITKNRFDGELGVMLLKFEKETLSFVGKEKSEKSKRSDAHDDDLMERNPLSAHSTVYGEDMDH; encoded by the exons ATGTACGCCATCCTCAATCAGG GTCAATTTGTTTGTAAGCATTGTGATAAACGAGGCAGATGGCAAGACCTTCAGGACAATCTTCTTCTACTTGCATCAAAAAAACGAAA aaaagattTCCAGTGTTTCAAGGAAGTCGATTCTGTGCATGATGCTAGTCAGCAATCTCCACAAGTGCAAGATTTATTGGACAGAAGTATTGGGCTAAAATCATGTTCCGCTGATGTCACAAGGCAGATCTTGGATGATTTTGATATACAT GGGCTTAAAATTGCCACACTGGACAAGTACGGCGTCAAGTTTGATATACAAACCAGAAGTCTTGTCTTACCAGCTTTTGATGGCAAAGGGCAACTTGTAGGAGTGAGACGTCTGATGTGCACCATaccagaagaaaatgaaaatctcagaGTCATAGAGGAATCAGTTCTTCCCAG GACCGGACCTCTTGGCTTGTTTGGATTCAATACTCTGTCCGATGGTACAAAGGAAGTAGTACTTACCTCTACTGAACTGGATGCTTTGGCAGTATTTCAAGAAACCCAGACGCCATCACTTGCTTTGCCAAATGGTTTTTCTTCATTACCGCAAGAG GTGCTTCCAGCCCTGGAAAGATTTAGCAAGCTGGTGCTGTGGCTTGGAGATGATATGCGAGCATGGGAGGCAGCCAAAATGTTTGCTAAAAAGCTTGGAAACGATCGTTGCTACATCATCAG GCCAAGTGAAGATGATCCCAGTCCCCTGGAGGCTCTGCGTCGAGGCGTGAGGTTAAGGGAAGTACTGGATAAGGCCAAGCCCATTATGCACAAATCTATCGTCTCCTTCTCTCATCTTCGGCAAGAAATCTTCTCAGAGCTTTTGCATGCAGAGCAAGTAGCAGGTGTCAAg TGGAAGAGGTATCCAGTGCTAAACAAACTGTTGAAGGGGCACCGAAGAGGGGAGCTTACTGTGTTCACAGGCCCAACAGGTTCTGGGAAAACCACTTTTATTAGCGATTATTCGCTAGATCTCTGTATGCAAGGG GTGAACACTCTCTGGGGTAGCTTTGAAATCAACAATGTTCGCCTGGGTAAATTGATGTTGACACAATTTGCGCA GCTAAACTTATCAAAACATCTCGATCAGTTTGATGCTTGGGCTGATCGTTTTGAACAGCTGCCCATGTACTTTATGACTTTTCATGGCCAGGAGAGTATACGTAAAGTAATAGAG GCCATGTCGCATGCAGTGTACGTCCATGACATTGCACATGTGGTGGTTGACAATCTTCAGTTCATGCTGGGCTCCAATGGTGAAATGGCTGAACGTTTTACCAAACAGGACATTTTTATCAGTTCTTTCCGCAAGTTTGCTACCAACATGAACTGTCATGTGACAGTTGTTATTCACCCTCGAAAG gaaaaagaaacagatgaatTAACAACAGCATCAGTGTTTGGCAGTGCCAAGGCTACACAAGAAGCAGACAATGTATTGATTCTGCAAGACAAAAGGTTGATGTCCCTTCGTGGGCGCAAGTACCTACag ATAACTAAGAATCGCTTTGATGGAGAGCTTGGTGTGATGCTGTTGAAGTTTGAGAAGGAAACACTGAGCTTTGTTGgcaaagaaaaatcagaaaaatcaaAACGCTCAGATGCTCATGATGATGACCTCATGGAACGCAACCCACTTTCAGCACATAGCACCGTTTATGGAGAGGATATGGAccattga
- the LOC112561247 gene encoding tRNA (uracil-5-)-methyltransferase homolog A-like, with product MNFRFSFQEIFYQYQLKQRLTHTLGLRPHKIKAVPFKTFAYVCFSCEEDREAALKAVNGHVWKGRELTAKKAQAAADPLKRKLESLKDETALENKKKRTDDNHFSDLPSALRLKSSVTPLWETPYSNQLEMKTETAKEVLKAVATHPDVRGSFVQARMLYNGLCSPLLPIVPSPVFQEYRNKSEFSIGRSEDGKETIVGFRFGLYKDGTDCVGSPSEILILPSSSKMVAQCFQEFLGSSTYPVFDHRTHEGHWRQLTVRTTRERGGIMGVAEFVVQNTTAEDREKVKEDIKNYFTEGPGKMSGVSTFYFRPCSIKTSNSTSEEPYELIYGDGFIYESLLEMKFRISPSSFFQVNTAAAEVMYKLIQEWTGATQTSTVLDICCGTGTIGLSLAKSVAKVIGIEMCKEAVEDAKSNAALNGVTNCEYYCAKVQDCIQDIVHNLDTSDVVAILDPPRAGIHQVVIKALRMCQQLKRIVYASCHPMIAKTNFIDLLRPASRKTKGVPFKFIKAQPIDMFPCTKHMELLMLLERDSDEVPSI from the exons ATGAATTTCCGGTTTTCAttccaagaaatattttatcaatat caactgaAGCAACGGTTGACCCATACTCTTGGCCTTCGACCACACAAAATCAAGGCAGTTCCATTTAAGACATTTGCTTATGTGTGTTTCAG TTGTGAAGAAGATAGAGAGGCAGCACTGAAAGCTGTTAACGGACACGtctggaaagggagagagctgACAGCAAAA AAAGCTCAAGCAGCAGCTGACCCATTGAAGAGAAAACTTGAGA GTCTAAAAGATGAGACAGCacttgaaaataagaaaaagaggACAGATGACAACCATTTTTCAGATTTGCCTTCTGCACTGAG GCTAAAATCAAGTGTCACTCCATTATGGGAAACACCATACTCAAACCAGCTGGAG ATGAAAACAGAAACggcaaaagaagttttaaaagcTGTGGCCACTCACCCTGATGTACGTGGGAGTTTTGTACAGGCAAG AATGCTGTATAATGGACTGTGCAGCCCTTTGCTTCCTATTGTACCTTCT ccaGTTTTTCAGGAGTATCGCAACAAGTCTGAGTTCTCAATAGGTCGAAGTGAGGATGGAAAAG AAACCATAGTGGGATTTCGTTTTGGCTTGTACAAAGATGGAACAGACTGTGTTGGAAGCCCAAGTGAGATCCTGATTCTTCCTTCGTCTTCAAAAATGGTGGCCCAG tGTTTTCAGGAATTCCTTGGTAGCAGCACTTACCCTGTATTTGACCATCGTACACATGAAGGCCACTGGCGTCAGCTGACAGTTCGAACAACAAGAGAAAGAGGGGGTATTATGGGTGTTGCAGAATTTGTTGTGCAAAATACTACTGCA gaggacagagaaaaagtgaaagaagacattaaaaattactttactGAGGGACCAGGCAAAATGTCCGGTGTTAGCACTTTTTATTTTCGACCATGTTCTATCAA GACCAGCAATAGTACTTCTGAAGAACCTTATGAACTCATCTACGGTGATGGG ttcaTTTATGAGTCCTTGCTTGAGATGAAATTTAGGATATCACCCAGTTCTTTTTTCCaag tgaacacagcagcagcagaggtTATGTACAAATTGATACAGGAGTGGACAGGGGCTACTCAGACCTCAACTGTTCTTGACATTTGCTGTGGAACAGGAACCATAGGATTATCTTTGGCTAAG AGTGTGGCAAAAGTGATTGGTATTGAAATGTGCAAGGAAGCTGTTGAGGATGCCAAGAGTAATGCTGCGTTGAATG GAGTGACCAACTGTGAGTACTACTGTGCaaaggtgcaagactgtattCAAGATATTGTACACAACCTTGATACATCAGATGTTGTTGCCATCTTGGATCCACCCAGAGCTGGAATTC ATCAGGTTGTAATCAAAGCCTTAAGGATGTGCCAACAACTTAAACGCATTGTATATGCTTCCTGCCATCCAATGatagcaaagacaaattttattga CCTTTTACGGCCAGCTTCCAGGAAGACAAAAGGAGTACCATTTAAATTCATAAAAGCTCAGCCTATCGACATGTTTCCATGTACAAAACACATGGAACTTCTCATGCTGCTTGAAAGGGACTCTGATGAGGTTCCTTCAATCTGA